A single region of the Gemella sp. zg-570 genome encodes:
- a CDS encoding IS30 family transposase, which produces MQEHYNTKGKHITEKERYLIEKWKKEGKSNREIARLLGKNHQTINNEIKRGLIDLSFHGGTKEYSAQKAQNDYNHLRLAVGRTDTWTVEKENVIREKIMDKYSPEMISQLPDMPSFTTIYTWIYKGWIAGISRKHLIYPRKTKPIKSNEKRPPRKTNALSIEQRPQEINERKEIGHFEIDLVILNKKRGQQLLTLTDRKTRYEIIRLIPDKTAQSVNTALTSIQQDYLIRSLTADNGSEFLRLDEAITCPIYYAHPFSSYERGSNENANRLIRRWFPKGTTTVTPNEVTAVEQWINRYPRKLFNYVCPYDLPEVANLLL; this is translated from the coding sequence ATGCAAGAACATTATAACACAAAAGGCAAACACATTACAGAAAAAGAGCGTTATTTAATTGAAAAATGGAAAAAAGAAGGAAAAAGTAACCGAGAAATCGCTAGATTATTAGGCAAAAATCACCAAACTATTAATAACGAAATTAAACGCGGACTGATTGATTTATCTTTTCATGGTGGCACTAAAGAATACTCTGCTCAAAAAGCACAGAATGATTATAATCATTTACGTTTAGCCGTAGGTAGAACGGATACGTGGACTGTAGAAAAAGAAAATGTAATCAGAGAAAAAATTATGGATAAATATTCCCCTGAAATGATTAGTCAATTACCAGATATGCCGTCTTTTACGACAATTTACACATGGATATATAAAGGATGGATAGCAGGTATTTCACGTAAACATCTGATTTACCCTAGAAAAACTAAACCAATAAAATCAAATGAAAAACGACCACCAAGAAAAACGAATGCCCTCTCTATTGAACAGCGACCACAAGAGATTAACGAACGAAAAGAAATTGGGCATTTTGAAATTGATTTAGTCATTTTAAACAAGAAACGTGGACAACAGTTATTGACATTAACAGACAGAAAAACACGCTATGAAATCATTCGTCTTATTCCTGATAAAACGGCCCAAAGTGTGAATACCGCTTTGACGTCTATTCAACAAGACTATTTAATTCGCTCTTTAACAGCTGATAATGGTTCTGAATTTTTAAGACTAGACGAAGCCATCACTTGTCCTATTTATTACGCACATCCGTTTTCTTCTTATGAACGAGGTAGTAACGAAAATGCAAATCGATTGATTAGACGATGGTTCCCAAAAGGCACAACAACCGTTACTCCTAACGAAGTAACGGCTGTTGAACAATGGATAAATCGTTATCCACGTAAATTATTTAATTATGTATGTCCTTATGACTTGCCTGAGGTGGCTAACTTACTATTGTAA